A single Mangrovimonas sp. YM274 DNA region contains:
- a CDS encoding molecular chaperone DjiA, protein MSFSKWIGASLGWSIGGPIGAIIGLALGSMVDAAVNENRDTLLGEGKGRKRPQYSTETHTRPQTQSGDFEVSLLVLASVVIKADGKQDQRELDFVRQQFANMYGKERANHAFKLFKGISKQNISTRQVCGQIYRMMDHPSRLQLLHFLFGIAKADGHVTEAEVTQIYTISGYLGISARDFESIKAMFYNSIDNAYKILEIEQSASVEEIKAAYRKMAKKYHPDRVIHLGEEHRKGAEEKFRQVQEAYEQLQKEKGF, encoded by the coding sequence ATGAGTTTTTCAAAATGGATTGGGGCTTCCTTGGGGTGGTCTATTGGTGGCCCAATAGGAGCTATTATTGGTTTGGCACTTGGCAGTATGGTGGACGCTGCGGTTAATGAAAATAGAGATACCTTATTGGGAGAGGGCAAGGGGCGCAAAAGACCTCAATATTCAACAGAAACACATACAAGGCCACAAACGCAATCGGGAGATTTTGAAGTGAGTTTGCTGGTGTTGGCCTCAGTGGTCATTAAGGCTGATGGCAAACAGGACCAACGAGAATTGGATTTTGTGCGCCAGCAGTTTGCCAATATGTATGGAAAAGAGCGTGCCAATCATGCTTTCAAACTTTTTAAGGGCATCAGCAAACAGAATATTTCTACACGACAGGTCTGCGGACAGATTTACAGAATGATGGATCATCCATCACGTTTGCAGTTGTTGCATTTTCTCTTCGGAATCGCCAAGGCTGATGGGCATGTTACCGAAGCGGAAGTCACGCAAATCTATACCATTTCGGGGTATTTGGGTATTAGTGCCCGCGACTTTGAAAGTATCAAGGCCATGTTCTATAATAGTATCGATAATGCCTATAAAATCTTGGAAATTGAGCAGTCGGCTTCAGTAGAAGAGATTAAGGCTGCGTATCGTAAAATGGCCAAAAAGTACCACCCAGATAGAGTGATTCACCTGGGTGAAGAACACCGAAAGGGAGCAGAAGAAAAGTTCCGACAGGTGCAGGAAGCCTATGAACAACTTCAAAAGGAGAAGGGGTTTTAA
- a CDS encoding BrxA/BrxB family bacilliredoxin — protein MYPAELVKPMREDLTKVGFEELHTVEAVDAAIAKEGTTLVVVNSVCGCAAANARPGARQSLQNAKRPDHLVTVFAGVDKEATDKARSYMIPFPPSSPSMALFKNGELVHMLERHHIEGRPAEMIAENLVDAYNEFC, from the coding sequence ATGTATCCAGCAGAATTAGTAAAACCAATGCGCGAAGATTTAACCAAAGTTGGTTTTGAAGAACTACACACCGTAGAAGCTGTAGACGCTGCAATTGCAAAAGAAGGAACCACCCTTGTGGTAGTAAATTCTGTATGCGGATGTGCCGCAGCCAATGCAAGACCTGGAGCAAGACAAAGTTTGCAAAATGCAAAACGCCCAGACCACTTGGTAACTGTTTTTGCAGGTGTAGATAAAGAAGCAACGGACAAAGCCCGTTCATATATGATTCCATTTCCTCCAAGCTCCCCTTCTATGGCGCTATTTAAAAATGGAGAATTGGTACACATGCTAGAGCGTCACCACATTGAAGGACGTCCGGCCGAAATGATTGCCGAAAACCTTGTGGACGCCTACAACGAGTTTTGCTAA
- a CDS encoding 1-acyl-sn-glycerol-3-phosphate acyltransferase translates to MKILAYPLTVLYFIAFGLTLLIFHPILWISHRVFGYHTLEKTVNILQFCLLRCLNILGTRFTYNNPYNIDTDAPVIIVANHQSMYDISPIMWYMRKHHPKFISKIELGKGIPSVSYNLRHGGSALIDRKNPRQSIKAISDFSKFINETNYAAVIFPEGTRSKDGHPKPFQKRGLQTLIKNIPTATVVPLTINNSWKTLRYGKFPMGLGANITLTVHKPLKIATFANTDELIDSVEHTITSHIQQ, encoded by the coding sequence ATGAAAATCCTAGCATATCCTCTTACGGTTCTTTACTTTATTGCCTTTGGATTGACACTCTTGATATTCCACCCCATCCTATGGATCAGCCACCGTGTTTTTGGTTACCACACCCTTGAAAAAACTGTCAACATCCTTCAATTTTGCTTGTTGCGCTGTTTAAACATACTTGGCACCCGCTTTACCTATAACAACCCTTACAATATCGATACCGATGCGCCCGTTATCATTGTGGCCAACCATCAGAGCATGTATGATATTTCGCCAATAATGTGGTATATGAGAAAACACCACCCTAAGTTTATTAGTAAGATTGAATTAGGGAAAGGTATCCCAAGCGTATCCTACAATTTGCGCCATGGAGGTTCAGCATTGATTGATCGCAAAAACCCTAGACAGTCCATTAAAGCCATTAGTGACTTTTCGAAATTCATCAACGAAACCAACTATGCAGCAGTCATTTTCCCAGAAGGAACACGCAGTAAGGACGGACACCCAAAACCATTTCAAAAAAGAGGGCTACAAACTTTAATAAAAAATATTCCAACGGCTACCGTGGTTCCACTAACCATAAACAACTCTTGGAAAACTTTGCGTTACGGCAAATTCCCCATGGGATTGGGGGCAAATATTACCTTGACTGTGCATAAGCCTCTTAAAATCGCTACCTTTGCAAATACCGATGAGCTTATTGACAGTGTAGAACACACAATTACCTCACACATTCAACAATAA
- a CDS encoding acyl-ACP desaturase, producing MSLKNVRLEVMKFLEKDVDSLIDKYLLPIETIWQPTDFLPDSESDTFFSEVEEIRELSKELPYDFWVVLVGDMITEEALPTYESWLMDVEGVDQVGRNGWGKWVRHWTAEENRHGDVLNKYLYLSGRVNMKEIEKTTQYLIADGFDIGTDRDPYKNFLYTSFQELATYISHNRVAKIAKDKGNKQLSKMCKIISGDEMRHHHAYCDFVDRIFKVDPSQMMMAFQYMMKKKITMPAHFLRESGDKISTAFEEFSNTAQRIGVYTSTDYVEILEKLIKRWEIDKITNLNDEAEKARDYLMKLPARLTRLSERMRVPENSYQFKWVEPAALK from the coding sequence ATGTCTTTAAAAAATGTACGATTGGAAGTCATGAAGTTTTTGGAAAAAGACGTTGATTCCTTAATAGATAAGTACCTTCTCCCAATAGAAACCATTTGGCAACCCACAGACTTTTTGCCAGATTCAGAATCTGATACTTTTTTCTCGGAAGTGGAGGAAATCCGTGAATTATCCAAAGAACTTCCTTATGATTTTTGGGTAGTTTTAGTGGGCGATATGATAACCGAAGAAGCCTTGCCAACCTACGAATCCTGGTTAATGGACGTAGAAGGTGTAGACCAAGTAGGTCGTAATGGCTGGGGCAAATGGGTGCGCCATTGGACCGCCGAAGAAAACCGCCACGGAGATGTGCTTAACAAATATCTTTACCTTTCTGGTCGTGTAAACATGAAAGAAATTGAAAAAACCACACAATACTTAATTGCCGATGGTTTTGATATTGGTACCGATAGAGATCCTTACAAAAACTTTTTGTACACCAGTTTCCAGGAATTGGCCACTTACATTTCGCATAACCGCGTAGCGAAGATCGCCAAAGACAAAGGCAACAAGCAACTATCCAAAATGTGTAAAATCATTTCTGGAGACGAAATGCGCCACCACCACGCTTACTGTGATTTTGTGGATCGTATTTTCAAGGTAGATCCTAGCCAAATGATGATGGCTTTTCAATACATGATGAAGAAAAAAATCACCATGCCAGCACATTTCCTAAGAGAATCTGGCGATAAAATTTCTACGGCTTTTGAAGAGTTTTCAAACACAGCACAACGTATCGGGGTTTACACCTCTACGGATTATGTGGAAATTTTGGAAAAGCTCATAAAACGTTGGGAAATCGACAAGATTACCAATCTTAATGATGAAGCAGAAAAAGCAAGAGATTACTTGATGAAGCTACCAGCAAGATTAACCCGTTTATCTGAACGTATGAGAGTTCCAGAAAACTCATACCAATTTAAATGGGTAGAGCCAGCAGCATTGAAATAA
- a CDS encoding HD domain-containing protein translates to MNTEQIIANTKTFVQAQLSKAEGGHDWFHILRVYNNAAHIGKTEPVDLFVVQLGALLHDIADSKFHDGDETVGPKIAREFLFNQNVDSAVIEHVVNIISHISFKGGNEIQTFKSPELGVVQDADRLDAIGAIGIARCFNYGGFKNRKLFDPEIKPNLNMSKEEYKASTAPSINHFYEKLLLLKDRMNTQTGRQIAEQRHAFMEQYLQQFYAEWDGEK, encoded by the coding sequence ATGAACACAGAACAGATTATTGCCAATACCAAAACCTTTGTCCAAGCCCAACTTTCCAAAGCCGAAGGCGGACACGATTGGTTTCATATTTTAAGAGTTTACAACAATGCCGCGCATATTGGCAAAACCGAACCTGTCGATTTATTTGTAGTACAATTAGGAGCACTATTACACGATATTGCAGATAGTAAGTTTCATGACGGCGATGAAACCGTTGGCCCTAAAATTGCCAGAGAATTTCTGTTCAATCAAAATGTAGATTCTGCCGTTATTGAACATGTCGTAAATATCATTTCCCACATTTCATTTAAAGGGGGGAATGAAATACAAACCTTTAAATCACCAGAACTGGGTGTCGTGCAAGATGCCGACAGACTGGATGCCATTGGCGCCATAGGAATTGCCCGATGCTTTAATTATGGAGGTTTCAAAAACCGTAAGCTGTTCGATCCTGAAATTAAACCCAACCTCAACATGAGCAAGGAGGAGTACAAAGCTTCCACAGCGCCTTCCATCAATCATTTTTACGAAAAGCTATTACTGCTAAAAGATCGCATGAACACTCAAACAGGCAGACAAATTGCAGAGCAACGTCATGCCTTTATGGAGCAATACCTTCAGCAATTCTATGCAGAATGGGATGGCGAAAAATAA
- a CDS encoding AraC family transcriptional regulator, with amino-acid sequence MKIKPTYEKVSPSFGNSILVSQHTEAVTNNNGKWHFHPEIELVYVNKGQGKRHIGNHLSYFNNSQLILLGSNLPHYGFTDRLTSKGSETIIHFMPDFLGDLFFQKPEMAAIGQLLERAKSGILFKPETKRIVGPKIESLIEYEGFNRIMKLLEILNDLGLSKDYTLLNVDGFAFETEPKDSDKLNVIFKYINNHFMAPIPLEDIADRVSMTVPAFCRYLKKATGKTFTRLVNEYRVVHATKLLNESQLSIADICFESGFNNFSHFNKTFKEITGKSASKYRAEIKHVIQY; translated from the coding sequence ATGAAAATTAAGCCTACATACGAAAAGGTAAGCCCTAGTTTTGGTAACTCCATTCTCGTAAGCCAACACACTGAAGCCGTGACCAACAATAATGGTAAATGGCACTTCCATCCTGAAATTGAATTGGTATATGTAAATAAAGGTCAAGGGAAACGTCATATAGGCAATCACTTGTCTTATTTTAACAACAGCCAATTGATTTTGTTGGGGTCCAATTTGCCTCATTATGGTTTTACCGATCGTTTAACCAGTAAGGGCTCCGAAACGATTATTCATTTTATGCCTGATTTTTTGGGGGATTTATTTTTTCAGAAGCCGGAAATGGCTGCTATTGGTCAACTCTTGGAGCGTGCTAAAAGTGGTATCCTTTTTAAACCTGAAACAAAAAGAATAGTGGGGCCTAAAATTGAAAGTTTGATTGAATATGAAGGCTTCAATAGAATTATGAAGCTCTTGGAAATTTTAAACGATTTGGGGTTGTCTAAAGATTATACTTTATTAAATGTAGATGGTTTTGCTTTTGAAACTGAGCCAAAAGACAGCGATAAGCTCAACGTTATTTTTAAATATATCAACAACCACTTTATGGCACCTATTCCTTTGGAAGATATAGCCGATAGGGTAAGTATGACGGTGCCTGCTTTTTGTAGGTATTTAAAAAAAGCTACCGGAAAGACGTTCACTAGGTTGGTCAATGAATACCGTGTGGTACACGCCACAAAATTATTGAACGAAAGTCAATTGAGTATTGCCGATATTTGTTTTGAAAGCGGTTTCAACAACTTCTCACATTTCAATAAAACTTTTAAGGAGATAACTGGTAAAAGTGCCTCAAAATACCGTGCCGAAATCAAGCACGTTATTCAGTATTAG
- a CDS encoding PA0069 family radical SAM protein, whose product MDSKAFFKGRGAQMNVSNRFFDLSHELRDDFLEYCTKEGDVLDTNKTKYLEVFPKSIVNKVDSPDVGMGYSMNMYQGCEHGCIYCYARNSHEYWGYSAGLDFERQILVKKEAAKLLEAVIKKKSWKAHTIVMSGNTDCYQPAEQEFQITRKCLEVFLKYRHPVGIITKNALVLRDLDLLKELAKDNLVAVNISITSLSEQTRRILEPRTTTIKKRLETVKILSEHGIPVNVMIAPIIPAINSHEILPLAKAAADAGALSIGHTIVRLNGAIGAIFTDWIKKALPDRADKVLHQIEDCHGGSLNDSRYGTRMRGEGKIAEQINMLIKLAKQKYFKDKVMPRLNHDLHEQYKDGQLKLF is encoded by the coding sequence ATGGATTCTAAGGCTTTTTTTAAAGGAAGAGGGGCACAAATGAATGTATCTAATCGCTTTTTTGACCTTAGTCATGAGCTTCGAGATGATTTTTTGGAGTACTGTACTAAGGAGGGTGATGTCCTCGATACTAATAAAACCAAGTATTTGGAGGTGTTTCCCAAAAGCATTGTCAACAAAGTAGACAGTCCAGATGTTGGTATGGGCTATTCTATGAACATGTATCAAGGTTGTGAGCATGGCTGTATTTATTGTTATGCCAGAAATAGTCATGAATACTGGGGCTATAGTGCCGGATTGGATTTTGAGCGACAGATTTTAGTAAAGAAAGAGGCTGCAAAATTATTGGAAGCCGTCATAAAAAAGAAAAGTTGGAAGGCCCATACCATTGTGATGTCCGGCAATACAGATTGTTACCAACCCGCCGAACAAGAATTTCAAATTACAAGAAAGTGCTTGGAGGTATTCCTAAAGTATAGGCATCCAGTTGGTATTATTACTAAAAATGCTTTGGTGTTACGAGATTTGGACTTGTTGAAGGAATTGGCTAAAGATAACTTAGTTGCTGTCAATATTTCCATTACATCACTTTCTGAACAGACCAGGCGTATTTTGGAACCAAGGACTACAACCATAAAAAAGCGTTTGGAAACGGTAAAAATTTTGAGCGAGCATGGTATCCCCGTTAATGTTATGATTGCTCCAATCATTCCTGCTATCAATAGTCATGAAATATTGCCTTTGGCCAAGGCTGCGGCAGACGCAGGAGCTTTGTCTATTGGGCATACCATTGTAAGGTTGAATGGTGCTATTGGAGCGATTTTCACCGATTGGATTAAGAAAGCCTTGCCAGACAGAGCTGATAAAGTGTTGCATCAAATAGAGGATTGTCATGGAGGGTCGTTAAACGACAGTAGATATGGTACCCGCATGAGGGGAGAAGGTAAAATAGCCGAACAAATTAATATGCTCATAAAGTTGGCTAAACAAAAGTACTTCAAGGACAAAGTAATGCCAAGATTGAACCATGATCTTCACGAGCAATATAAGGACGGGCAATTAAAATTATTTTAG
- a CDS encoding enoyl-CoA hydratase/isomerase family protein, which produces MNYDNIISEVNNGVATITINRPSKLNALNKATIQELHTAFKEADEDKGVKVIIVTGSGEKAFVAGADISEFADFSVAQGQELAAKGQELLFDFVANLSTPVIAAVNGFALGGGLELAMAAHFRIASNNAKMGLPEVSLGVIPGYGGTQRLPQLVGKGRAMEMIMTAGMIDAQTALSFGLVNHVTAQEELLDLAGSLAAKIMKNSSVAISAAIAAVNANYEDGVNGFDQEILKFGESFGTEDFKEGTTAFLEKRKADFPGN; this is translated from the coding sequence ATGAATTACGATAATATTATTTCTGAAGTAAATAATGGTGTTGCCACTATTACTATAAACCGACCAAGTAAGTTAAATGCTTTAAATAAAGCTACGATACAAGAATTGCATACCGCTTTTAAGGAAGCCGATGAAGACAAAGGAGTGAAGGTAATTATTGTTACGGGCTCAGGAGAAAAGGCCTTTGTAGCGGGTGCTGATATTAGTGAGTTTGCAGATTTTAGCGTGGCTCAAGGACAGGAGTTGGCGGCTAAAGGTCAAGAATTGCTATTTGATTTTGTGGCAAATTTATCAACTCCGGTAATTGCTGCTGTAAATGGTTTTGCGCTTGGTGGCGGATTGGAATTGGCCATGGCAGCACACTTTAGAATTGCCAGTAATAATGCTAAAATGGGATTGCCAGAAGTGTCTTTAGGGGTAATTCCCGGTTACGGTGGCACTCAAAGACTGCCACAATTGGTGGGTAAAGGACGTGCTATGGAAATGATCATGACCGCAGGAATGATTGATGCCCAAACGGCATTGTCATTTGGATTGGTAAATCACGTAACAGCTCAGGAAGAATTATTGGATTTGGCGGGAAGTCTGGCTGCAAAGATTATGAAAAACTCTTCAGTAGCAATTAGTGCGGCTATTGCAGCTGTAAATGCCAACTACGAAGATGGTGTAAATGGTTTTGATCAAGAGATCTTGAAATTTGGAGAGTCTTTTGGAACCGAGGATTTTAAAGAAGGGACTACTGCATTTTTGGAAAAACGCAAGGCTGATTTTCCCGGAAACTAA
- a CDS encoding ATP-binding protein, which produces MKLKKLSLRVRIFLAMILLVLIASILIVAVTVYQYNEEALDYHRDRLDRKEENIKSSIDFTIKETTYPVTTENIPKIFKDKIYEIAAIHKLQVNLYDLEGGLLKSSRQSISSDTIVKCIDAEVLNILANTAEHRFVTKYTKNGKIIQSSYTYITDQKFKPLGILNLPYMEDDKFMDKELNDFLERLAYAYLFMMLIAVALAYLLSKYITKSLKTISDKIHETRLEKRNKKIEIESSSEEILTLVNSYNTMIDQLEESAVKLATSEREQAWREMAKQVAHEIKNPLTPMRLSVQSFQRKFDPQDPDIFKKVNEYSKTLIQQIDTMSSIASAFSNFAKMPAQEKETLNVVKIVKLGLDIFSEDYIIFTSEKDEIMAKFDRTQLIRVITNLVKNGIQAIPDDQEEKKIVVAVLDDDCKVIITVADNGQGIAEANKQKIFEPKFTTKSSGMGLGLAMVKNIVETYDGSITFTSEKGKGTVFKVTFPKV; this is translated from the coding sequence ATGAAATTAAAAAAGCTTTCCCTTCGCGTTCGCATATTCTTGGCCATGATTTTGTTGGTGTTGATTGCTTCCATTCTTATTGTGGCGGTTACTGTGTATCAATACAACGAAGAGGCTTTAGACTATCACAGGGACAGGCTTGATAGAAAGGAAGAGAATATCAAGAGTAGTATCGATTTTACCATCAAGGAAACTACCTATCCTGTTACAACCGAAAATATCCCCAAAATTTTTAAGGACAAGATTTATGAAATTGCCGCCATTCATAAACTTCAGGTAAACCTGTATGATTTGGAGGGTGGGTTGCTTAAAAGTTCCCGTCAAAGTATTTCTAGCGATACCATTGTAAAATGTATCGATGCTGAAGTGTTAAATATCTTGGCCAATACAGCGGAACATAGGTTTGTAACAAAGTACACTAAGAACGGTAAGATCATTCAATCTTCCTATACCTATATTACCGATCAAAAGTTCAAACCTTTGGGCATCCTGAATTTGCCATATATGGAAGATGATAAATTCATGGATAAGGAGCTAAATGATTTCTTGGAGCGTTTGGCTTATGCTTATCTGTTTATGATGTTGATTGCTGTGGCCTTGGCCTATTTACTATCAAAGTACATAACCAAGTCTTTAAAGACCATTAGTGACAAAATTCATGAAACACGACTAGAAAAGCGAAATAAGAAAATTGAGATAGAATCCTCTAGTGAGGAAATATTGACCTTGGTCAATTCCTATAATACTATGATTGATCAGTTAGAGGAAAGTGCTGTAAAGTTGGCTACCAGTGAACGGGAACAAGCCTGGAGGGAAATGGCAAAACAGGTGGCGCACGAGATTAAAAACCCTTTAACGCCAATGCGTTTGAGTGTGCAGAGTTTCCAAAGAAAATTTGATCCACAGGATCCCGATATCTTTAAAAAAGTTAACGAATATTCAAAAACTTTGATTCAACAAATCGATACCATGAGCTCCATTGCATCGGCGTTCTCAAATTTTGCTAAAATGCCCGCTCAGGAAAAGGAAACGCTCAATGTGGTTAAAATTGTAAAACTTGGCTTGGATATTTTCAGCGAGGACTATATCATTTTTACTTCTGAGAAGGATGAAATCATGGCTAAATTTGACAGAACCCAACTTATAAGGGTGATTACCAATTTGGTGAAAAATGGTATCCAGGCTATTCCAGATGATCAGGAAGAGAAGAAAATTGTAGTGGCAGTTTTGGATGATGATTGTAAGGTAATCATAACCGTTGCCGATAATGGGCAAGGAATCGCAGAGGCTAACAAACAAAAAATATTCGAACCTAAATTTACTACAAAGTCTAGTGGTATGGGCTTAGGGCTGGCCATGGTAAAAAATATTGTGGAAACTTATGATGGAAGTATTACCTTTACATCGGAAAAGGGAAAAGGGACCGTATTTAAGGTAACTTTCCCAAAAGTATAA
- a CDS encoding CopD family protein: MEFYNYIKALHLIFVITWFAGLFYIPRLFVYQIEAFHKPSPEKEILGFQLKLMAKRLWNIITWPSAILATVFAVWLIVLMPSWLQQSWMHVKLAFVVLLIIYHLKTHQYYKQLQRDEVKKTSSYMRLWNEGATFILFAVVFLVILKNAMNWIFGVVGIVVLGILIMLGYKIYKNIRAKNPNA; this comes from the coding sequence ATGGAATTCTACAATTACATCAAGGCACTGCATCTTATTTTTGTGATTACCTGGTTTGCGGGATTGTTCTATATCCCAAGATTGTTTGTGTATCAAATAGAGGCCTTTCATAAGCCGTCCCCTGAAAAGGAAATTCTTGGGTTTCAATTAAAACTTATGGCCAAACGACTTTGGAACATTATTACTTGGCCTTCGGCTATTTTGGCTACGGTATTTGCTGTTTGGTTAATTGTTTTAATGCCAAGTTGGTTGCAGCAAAGTTGGATGCATGTAAAATTGGCTTTTGTAGTGTTGCTAATTATTTATCATCTTAAAACACATCAATATTATAAACAGTTGCAGCGTGATGAGGTTAAAAAAACATCCAGTTATATGCGTTTATGGAATGAGGGTGCAACCTTCATTTTGTTCGCCGTTGTGTTTTTGGTCATCCTGAAAAATGCCATGAATTGGATTTTTGGGGTTGTAGGGATTGTTGTTTTGGGAATATTGATCATGTTGGGTTATAAAATATATAAGAATATCAGGGCGAAAAATCCAAACGCTTAA
- a CDS encoding MATE family efflux transporter, whose product MARISAKELGSQPIGKLLIKQAVPASIGILVMSLNILVDTIFVGNWIGPTAIAAINVVLPVSFFIAALGMSIGVGGSSIISRALGANDHEKALKTFGNQITLTLLFTITLVVLGLTFVDGIIPAFGGKGAIFDPAKVYYVIVLYGVPFLALCMMGNTVIRAEGKPKFAMYAMMIPSVGNLILDYVFIHLMDLGMEGAAWATTGSYMLCFVFIIWFFMSKNSELKIGLSQFGLNSKIVSEIGSLGFVTLARQAVVSITYLFMNNILYNLGGEVSVTAYAIVGRMLMFALFPVFGITQGFLPIAGFNYGASQFDRVRETINTAIKYAILLATIIFIALMIFPEAITRLFTDDAEVLKETPSDMRWVFAATPIIAIQLIGAAYFQAIGKATPALLLTLTRQGFFFIPLILILPNFFGELGVWMSFPISDVLSTIVTAYFLHMEVKKTLISET is encoded by the coding sequence ATGGCAAGAATTTCTGCCAAAGAATTGGGGTCGCAGCCTATAGGGAAACTATTAATAAAACAGGCAGTTCCTGCTTCTATTGGTATTTTGGTGATGTCCTTGAACATTCTTGTGGATACCATTTTTGTTGGAAATTGGATTGGTCCAACGGCTATTGCTGCTATCAATGTTGTCTTACCGGTGTCCTTTTTTATTGCTGCATTGGGAATGAGTATTGGTGTTGGAGGGTCTTCCATTATATCGAGGGCTCTTGGGGCTAATGACCATGAAAAGGCGCTTAAAACATTTGGCAATCAAATAACCCTTACGTTATTGTTTACCATTACGCTTGTTGTCCTTGGGTTAACATTTGTGGATGGTATTATTCCGGCCTTTGGGGGAAAGGGAGCCATTTTTGATCCCGCCAAAGTGTACTATGTTATTGTGTTGTATGGAGTCCCTTTTTTGGCACTGTGTATGATGGGGAATACGGTAATAAGGGCAGAGGGGAAGCCTAAATTTGCCATGTATGCCATGATGATTCCTTCCGTTGGAAATTTAATTCTGGACTATGTATTTATCCATCTTATGGATTTAGGAATGGAAGGAGCGGCTTGGGCTACTACGGGATCCTACATGCTTTGTTTTGTGTTTATTATTTGGTTCTTCATGTCCAAAAACTCAGAGCTTAAAATAGGGCTTTCGCAGTTTGGGCTCAATTCTAAAATTGTATCGGAAATAGGATCTTTGGGGTTTGTTACATTGGCTAGACAAGCAGTTGTTAGTATTACCTACCTGTTTATGAATAATATTCTGTATAATCTTGGAGGGGAAGTTTCGGTAACAGCTTACGCTATTGTGGGCAGAATGCTTATGTTCGCCTTGTTTCCTGTTTTTGGAATTACCCAAGGGTTTTTGCCCATTGCAGGATTTAATTATGGGGCTTCCCAGTTTGATAGGGTTAGAGAAACTATCAATACAGCTATTAAATACGCCATTCTATTGGCAACCATCATATTCATTGCTTTAATGATTTTCCCAGAGGCAATTACTAGATTGTTTACTGATGATGCCGAGGTTTTAAAGGAAACCCCAAGCGATATGCGCTGGGTGTTTGCTGCCACGCCAATTATTGCTATCCAATTAATTGGAGCTGCGTATTTTCAGGCTATAGGCAAAGCTACGCCGGCATTGTTGTTGACCTTGACAAGACAGGGGTTCTTTTTTATTCCTCTTATCTTGATATTGCCTAATTTTTTTGGCGAACTTGGGGTTTGGATGTCCTTTCCTATTTCGGATGTCTTATCAACCATAGTGACCGCCTATTTTTTACATATGGAAGTCAAAAAAACGCTTATTAGCGAAACTTAA